In Rosa rugosa chromosome 4, drRosRugo1.1, whole genome shotgun sequence, the genomic stretch TGGGTTTAATTTGTCTGGTATTGTGACTTGGTGGTGACAAAACAGAATTCCTCTTTTGGTTAAAGCAAACAAACTTTCCCACCTTGTAACCACAAAACAAGTACTCCAGTGTTCTAATTGGGTCCTGAACTGCTTCCTTCTTAACTTTGGTGAGAGCAATTACCAAATCAAATCACCACAAACTTCTCGAAATCATTACCAAGTGCAGCTCAGAGATCAACCACAAATTAGCAGGTGGTACTAGAAGATTCATCACTATCAGATGGAAGATGTTGGCATTACAGTGTTGCAGCTGGCCAAAACAACATGAAGGTGTCCTCAACTCTCATCCCTGAATTTGTCAATCACCTAGTAGAAGTCCGACCTCCAATTCCCTAGTTTGGAAATGATGGAACCCCAATGAGCATAACCGCCTGCAACCGCAATGATGGAACCATGCATCTTCTGTATTTCGAAAATCTCATTCAAGCCAAACAGCCGCTGTCCACCGCCACCCTCGGAAGACCACCAATCCTCCACCGGATCCAAATGAACAAGGGTATGATCATATGACCGATCGAGTTTCAAAATTGAGAACTCGTGGTGTATCATCTGCAAATCTAAATGAAACAAAGGAGACAAGTGTCGTCGGCAACCAGCTTGCGAATTCCACAAACCAGCATCTGTAACCGCCAAGACATGTCGAGATCAGAACACCGTCTTGCATGTCTGCAAACCAACAGCAACACGAAATGGAGGCTCCCAAGTAGAAAAAAACTAAAATGAAAACCCTAATTCAGCCAGTGACAATTAGAAAAGGAAAgatcattgatttttctatcaTCCTTAGAATTCGGATGCTTAGCCTAAGAGGATTCTCCTAGCTTGCCAGCTTTGTCAAAGACGAGATGGCCGGTGGAGGAAGAGTTCCGAACAAGCAATGAGAACCGATTACAAgcataagatttttttttttttttttggcaagaataagtttcttttctttattaatgTTCTCTTATTAAGGTTTATTTTTCCATGTGAGAGTAGGATTTCGAATAGGTTTCGGAAATGGGTTAGTTTCCTTTTCCAAGTCTACTCATGATTATGTGAACGCTTAAATAAGGGCACCCTTTGGATTCTATTTTCAGTCCAAATTTTCTCATATTCTTTGCTATAGTTGTTTTACTCCATAAAACGCTCTCCCGAGGTAATTACCTTTACAAGTAgtcatcttctttctctttcaatATTAATGGCAGCACCGCCTTATGATCATTTCAAGAAGCTCCTCCTCCTTGGCGATAGTGGCGTTGGGAAGACCAGTCTACTTCTTCGATTCTCGGATATACCTATAGGGATAGACCTTAGTGTGAAGACCATCGAGATGGACAACGAATGGGTCAAACTGCAAATCTGTGACACAAACAGTCAGGAACGATTATTCAAAAAAATCACAAGAGCTTGCTACGAGGCAGCTGATGGTATTTTGTTGGTGTATGATGTTACGAATGAGTCATCATTTCAGCACGTTAGAGACTGGATTCGTAAAAACATACATTCTTCTTCTAACAATGTGAAGAAGGTACTGGTGGGGAACAAGGCGGACATGGATGATGAGAGCAAAAGGGCTGTATCAAGAGCTAGAGGTCAAACTCTTGCGGATGTGTGCGACATCATGTTCTTGGAAACCAGTGCAAAGACGAACAAGAATGTTGAAGACGTTTTCTTTGCATTAGCCTCGTGCACTTAAGATTACACAGAGGTCATCTTGCTGAGTTGCTTTGGTTTTCTCTTCTCaaacaatttgttttttttttttcttccttttccttttttcaaacaattcgtTGTCATCAATTAATGGCATTTattagtttatttttgttaattgaaaaaaaaaatcctaaatgCTGTTTATACAATGATAATTATTCATACCTTAATTACATAATGCTGTTGATTTTGCTTCTCTTATATGGAATTCAAGACCAGGAAAGAAGGCTTTAAAGGCTAAATTTATAgtaattgtgatttgtgaaaaAGAGAGTAAAAGAAACCCTAAAGTAATTTCTTGTTAAGTGCATAACAGATATGCAAGTTAAATGCATGGGAATTTTATCTAATATATACGTAATATACTGAGGAATGAGTTCCAGAGGGGAGAGAAATCTGTTGTCCCTAATACCCTGTGCCAAacctgtccccatgcattcattggtccataaagattaagaaaatattttcttaatcttttgttccatattttattcttgtggaccaatgaatgcatggggactggtttggcacagtatttttggggacagcagatttcatccctTGCAGAGGCCCTGCTATGTTTTACTGTAAGTATATTTGGCTCGAAAGAGATGAAGTGCTGCATGGTACTTTGCCAACTTCATGCATTAATATGGTCCAAATTAAAGGGTATTAAATGGAGAAGCAAACAATTATGGAAACCAATTATCTTTTCTTCTCCGCAGGAGCAAAGTAGGTGGATTCCTCGATCTTATAATTTTTTCAAGTTAAAAGGGTGTTCATTAAATAGCTGAGATGCGTATAGTGCGTTTATTAAACAGAATGAGGTTGAGAAAGAatagaagagaagagaaatgcAGAAAGATGGAAAGAATAATCATGAACCATCTGTTTAATAAACAAAAGGCCTTTTGGAGTAGtatgaaattggattaattcATGAGAAAGAGATTCCTGTACCTAAAAGGTTGCGTGTAAAGTAATACAACACTTGGGAACACATATTAGATGTTacaaatattttcttttgtctCACACCCTGAGTTTCTGACGATATTAATTGTTCTTATTTAAAAATACTGAAATAGACAATTATTATATACGTTTACAATAAGAGACAATTGAATTTGAGTCGTAATTAACATACTCATCACGTATAGACATGCACAAAATATTATGTAGCTGGAATCTAATAGGACTAAATAATTTTTGAACTATATAGATTAAGGTCTTCGATGAAAGTAGCTGAAATGAAATGAACCAGGCATACATGATAACACGATGGAGAACTAATTTGGATGGATCACGTTAATTGGGTCGGCTTCAAAATGGGATCTTTTTTATCTTGAAGTGCAGACGTAGTGGATTTTCCTTTAGACCTCAGAACTTGGACTCTTGAGGCATACTGTGATACTCCactcttagtttttttttttttttttttcaatttctcttcatcTCTTAATTTCTAACTAAAAGTTAGTCATAAAGTTTAATTTATTAAACGTCAATCCTCATAACCAATTAGGACATAAAAAGTTTAGTATCTTGTGTTGTATATGAccgtatttatttttttagtatTTGAATTTTTAACTAATTGTTCGGAGGCTTGTAGTTTGCTTGTATTGAATTTCAATAGGAATCCCTTGTATTCAATATTTAAATATAATCAGACATCCAAATGGACTGTATACAACTATACATTCATGTACCAAATTCTATATCACGTTTTAGGTCGACTGATTAATAATTTAAAAGTAAATTAGTAGAAGctgcaaaaggaaaaaaaaaaaaaaaaaaaaaaggagaaggtTAGTTATCATTAATTAGAAGTTTTCTTTGTCCAATTAGAAGTTTAATCATATCAGGGGCTATAGTCATGggaagaaatctgctgtccctaataccctgtgccaaacctgtccccatgcattcattggtccataaagattaagaaaatattttcttaatcttttgttccatattttattctttgtggaccaatgaatgcatggggactggtttggcacagtatttttggagacagcagatttcatccctATAGTCATGCATGAGCCTTAAAAGCTAGGGTTGACTAACAAGAGCATCCTTATTAATTAGATAACTATATATAGTTATCGTGCTTAACGAAATCTTATATTAGATTGCAATGCAAGTAAAGTATAGTAGCACTAATCCTTTCCATACCTGCATCTAGGTTATAATTTCGAGGAAAGTTCACCTAATCATCACTATATTGGATGGAGCCAACTTTATAAGTTTATATCAATCATGATATCAATATATGTGGGAAGAAAGTCAAGAAACTATGGAAAAAATTATACAACCTGATCCAAAAGGTATCATGACTTTAGATCGTGGTAATTTCTTAAATTTTCTTGCATATTCCTTTTAGCTTGAAAATGACCCAATGAATCCCAGTTCGTGGGACTTCTTGTTTCAGAACAAAAGGTTAAAATGCTTTGTTAGATGCACGTAGAAGCTTTTTATGACTATCGCTGAGTATTATACACTTGAGTGAACAAATTTTATGTTACCCAAAATTGATCGAGTGTAGAACATTTAAATATTGTCTTAACatctgaaatatatatatctttacCTGAAAATTGAAATTACTCGTAAGTCATAGACTTATCATGCATAGACATGggggaggattcagtgcaccgacataaatggatggttagattatattaaatacactcttagattattaataaaaatattaattataaatattaaGGAAGTATTGGGTCTTTTGCACCgtggtgcatagaataatttcctcCTAGGAGGCTAGGAGAGAATTGCTATTAATGAAAGAAGGGACACAAACTTCGAACTCTTCGATTCCAAACTTCAATCCCTTGTGGTTGATTTGGTTCGAAAATATCTAGAAGGCAGTGTGCATGACCTTGAGAATTGAGATCAATTAATTCAACTTCAGGCCGGCTCCAGAAATTACTGAATATGGAGCTAGCTTCAGCTTCATTGCAGCTTCCTTGATTTGTCCAGTTAATTTCTTGGGCGCGCACTCTCTTGTGGAAGAAGTACAACTACCGTATTGGGGACTGCAAAATTTTTTCAACACGCCTACGTCTACCTTTTTATCGTATTAGGTGCTTTTAATTAGCTGTACTCTTTTGCGTGCTGTTCTTCACTTCTTTGCAATTAAATGTAAATGTACTAGAAATTGCTTAAGAAACTAAGGAGTTAAGCATTTATGTTTATTAGTTTTAGCACATTCTGTAGTAGCTTTTGAATCTTTGTAACTTTAGTGATTTCGAGCAGCGATCGTCTTATATTTGAGTTCGAATATTCGGTATTTACTAATATTAATTGGCCTACCTTGCAATACGTTTGTCTTTTTTTCAAGAGTACAACGGTAAGATAATGGCTTTCTATACGCATTAAACtgttatttataaataaataaaaaaagatgaTTTATTACACGTAAGACATACAAAATGATATTTACATGTATTTTAGATTGTAAACGTTTTACTCATTTAGTTTCTTAGTTTTTAGCTAATGTAGTTGCGTGCGGGAGAGTAAAATTCAAGTCTCAAGCGATAAATCTAAGTATGTATGCGCCACCCACATGCATAATTTAACACTAAATTAACGTATGGAAGACAAACAAAGAACAAATTTTAACCACGGATGTTTAAGAGTCATGAGGCCTCGTGATGATTAACTACCCTGTAACCGTTTTTTTCCCTTCGGGGTAGTTGGCCTCCtctgcaaaaccctaaaaacctaaCACAAGGATCAAAAATGGAAACAGATTTGGATAGCAAGCAAGGGTGTGTCCATGTCAGCAAGAGAACTGGTCGAGTAGTGACGTGGCGGCCACACCATCCAATTAACAAGCGTGAAGTGATAAAGATTGACGTCAAAGGAAGGTGGAGGATGAAGACACTGACCTCAAACtcaactcctcctcctctcccCTAATATCTGACCATTTCCTCTCATTTTCACACTGCACAAAAACTATTACATAATCACTGATGCAACTTGGTATTGTTTCGTTTTCTTATTTTGGGGAGTCAAATGAATTAAGAAAGTTTTGGAGGCTAAACAGTGGCattgaaaattataaaaacAATTGCGATCGAATTCGATATTCAACATCTCATGATTTGGTTTAATCAACATGGTATTTCATAATTGACAAAAATGGCTTTCTTGGTGTCGTACAAGTATGGACTTTTTTCTGGTTTCGAATATAAAAACCAGGTTTGTGATAAGAAGGCTGAAGGGCAAGCGTTAGGGCATTGGTTATTTTATGGGGCGGCCATCATTTTCAGGAAGAAAATCAGGGATTAGTGAGATACAGCTTTATTAAGGCAAAATGGGGTCCTTCTAATATCAGTGGGCGGTTTCCATAAATTGTTTTAGATTTGGGTAGATGAAAATGCGGTATGTCAATTTTTCGTTTGTTGAATCGTCGTTGTTTACTTTTTTTGAAATATGTCAATTTTTCGTTTGTTGAATCGTCGCTATTTACTTTTCGTCGTTGTTTACTTTATTTTAGGTATGTTAATTTTCCATTTGTTGAATCATCGCTGTTTACTTTTTTTGAGGTTATTCGTTCAACGCCTTATCAAACTTCAATATTCTCGTCTCCGATTTAATACACCCCTTCATAGGAACATATGTGGTCCTAAACATATCATTTGATTTTAAACCTTTGTCAAGATATCTTAACACAGATATTGCTACTAAAccttaacaaaacaaaaaaacaaaaacaaaaagaaggtGTCCCTATTGCAGGCTCAACACGAATTTGCGTATTCTCACTAAGTAATTCTCTATATTTTTCTTTGTATAAATTATAAAATACAAGTGAATAAACGCCTCATTTATTGTTGAACTAGCATCGTCCACAATCACAGAGCTTtatatgtttttttctttttctttcttaccGATTGAATGCATTACATGGTATAAAAATTAGATCACACCGACTCTAAATATCAAAATATGCTAtcatttgaaaatttgaaaatgaTCGGTTAACATCCACATTTTTAGGATTTGGTTTGAACCAAAACGTTTCTTCAGTTACTTAACATGTGAAATGGAATTGCGACCAAGGTTGCAATATTTTTCTTCCAACCTGTGAATTCAATCCAAAGCGGCTTAAAATAGAAAAGCCACTAAAAACCAGGTTGGTGCTTAACAACACCAGCAGATAAACACACAGTAATTCATTGAAATCCATAGCTAATTAGCTACCAATTCCAATCTCACACGTTGGTCATGCGCGTCAGTGGCTAACAAAGTCAATGGTCAACGGGTATCCTTTGTACTTGTAGGACCTTTGCTGtccttccttctctctctctcgctctcgctcTCTATGATAAAAAGGCCAACTTGAACTGCTCCTCCATTCCCATAATCATATATCCATAGCTTGCCAACAAAGAAAAGCACATCTTCACAACCAAAACCTCCGTTTCAACAAAAACCCATTTcaccaaaacaaaacagaaccCTCATAAAAGCGAAAACCCAGAAGATTCCAGAGcccggaagaagaagaataagaagaatgAAGCTAATTTGGTCCCCTGAAACAGCCACTAAAGCCTACATCGACACCGTTCGATCGGTAAGCAACCTgatttttgtctttcttttttatatatttgatgtgggttttggattttttgattgatttgatCTGGATTTTGATTGCAGTGCCAAGTTTTTAATGAATCCGGGGTGGCAGAGCTTGTTTCAGCCATGGCAGCAGGCTGGAATGCTAAGTTGATAGTCGAGACATGGTCACAAGGAGGAGCCATTGCCACCAGCATTGGCCTCGAAATCGCCAGCCGGCACACGTGCGGACGGCACGTGTGTGTAGTCGCGGACGAGAACGCAAGGTCAGAGTTCATCACAGCCATGAAAGAAGCAGCAGACATGAACCCAGAAGTGCTTGTGGGTGAGCCAGAGGAGGTCATGTCTGAGCTTGCGGGAATAGATTTCATGGTTGTGGATTGCAAGCGTAAAGACTATGCTAGGGTTCTAAGGCAGGCGAGGTTGAATCAGAGTGGTGCGGTTTTGGTTTGCAAAAATGCCAATTCAAAAAGCGATTCTAGTTTCAGATGGAGGAGCGTTATTGATTGTGGATCAAGAAGGGTGGTCCGTACTGTGTTCTTGCCTGTAGGGAAGGGTTTAGATATGGCTCATGTATCCAGCAGTGGAGGGAATTCGGGGTCAAGCAAGGTAGAGAAGAAGAGATGGATCAAACATTTCGATCAACGATCTGGGGAGGAACATGTTATCAGAAAGtaaaatatatctttttttttttttttttggttacaaaagtTTAGGTGAGAGCTTGGTTACGCTACACCATTGCCGGGGCAAGCCTGCAACCTCAACCTGAAGGACTTATAGTGACACGTACCTGTCAGGCTGTCACTAAAATATATCTGAGGGATAgaattcctttttttctttagtttgatGATACAATGTACATAAACTTGTCTTTGTACCATACAGTCTTTCCCAAAGACTTGTATATAATTCTCTTATAGAAATGAATCAGAAATCTCTCATCATTCTCCAAAACCGATAACCACAGGACTCGATTTTCGCAATCAAATCAGAAATCAGAATTGAGAGACATCATAATGGATAGTTGGATACAGGAGCAAATTAACCAAGTATTACACTGTTAATGAACCAAGGTCACCATTAAGAAGAATTTCAGGTCCTGGAGACGTAGAACATGCACCAGGATTTTACAATTCAGTACTTGATGAGGCTCTTGAAAGCAAATAGAAGCCCTAAGACATTGACTCTCAATCATTGTAACACAAGAGGTGGTTCAGAGGAAGTACAACCAATaactatcatttttttttttgaaacggggTTTGGCAATAACTATCATCTTTAAGAACCTTAGCAATAGTCATCTAACATTCTAACATTAAAAAAAACCTTTGCTGTTGAACCGTCACTCATGGACAATGTATTCCTAATTCTTGATTTGTTTCTCCATCACTTGAATTGTTTCTCCATATAGCCCTCTacaacaatcaaaatttcaaacatGCAGGGCAGATCAGATATTTAGTCACCAAAGCAAGATAGTAATAACTTAATGAATGATGTGGAATACTAAATTGCGAGAGAGGAGAGAGTGCACTCACATATACAAACTTCCCATATTAAGAGGATCACACAGCATGGACCAGTCAGTCCCAACTGTCACGAGTTCTTCTAAATGCCTTCTTGTCTGAAAGTACCTTCTTGCTTTTGAGGCGTTTCTGTTCTCCAATAGCAGCCCTGCAAAATCCCACTATAAAATCAGAGCCCACATCCAGCACAATAAAAATACACAGTACAATTTGAAAGATATGGGACAAAACTAGAGGTAAAGAATTTGCAAAGACAGTTAAGCTCTCACATTTTAGCGATCTTCTTCTTTTGCTCTTCTGAGGGAGGAGGTGGAACATACGAAGCAGCATCAATAATTGCCTGTTTTACTGATTAATTAGACTTAATTGGGGAATGGGGAAAGCTAGGAAAACTTTTCCCCAAATTGAGCCAATCATCTTATGCTCAAGCATCAAAGCAGTAGCCATAATTTACCATTTCACATGAACACTACTGATAGACATCGATGTTTAGTACCTGAAGTTTCTCCAAAGCATCTTCAATGTTACCCCTAAGGAAGAAAGATTGTATCAAGCCATATGCAGTGAAAAAAACATGAGAGGATTATGACATAAAGGGAAGAGGAAGAAACTTACTTCTGTGTACGAGTCCTGGTTGAAGAAATCACAAGCTCCCCATCCTTGTTGATTCGGTTCTTCTCCTGTTCATTACCAGGCCAAAGAAATTGAGGTTAGACGGACAGAAAGACAGTTTGCCAATCATTCACAACAGAAAGGAGACATTCACAGTCAAGATGTGGGACACATAAAAAATCAACTCTGCATAACAGTTCTAGAGTACACTATCCTAACCCCTTCACTCTACCTCTCGCTCCCCTGGATTCTCTCAAAGTTAGCGTATGTGTTTTAATGTATGAAACACCTTTGGCAGCAGATGTTGTAAACATGACACACATCACAAAAGCTAGAGAACAACAATCATCATTGAAATTGATAAGAACACATTGGTCAGGTTAGGACCATTACATCAGTTCTTAATTTCTTTTCCAAATTAGTGATATTCTAGTGCAGGAATTTCCTCCAGGTCCCTCTTATGTTTCTAAGCATAATACAGCCGCCACTCTTATCCGTTAAATCATATATCCATGACCAGTTAGTAATGATTACTACTACTACCCTCAGTCCTACAAACATAATGATCTCAGTTTCCATAAGAACAAAATCATAAGAAATGATAGCAACAAACCATTTGCAAAATCCTCTCCTTGATCCTGTCACTTAGCCAATACGCATTTTTAACATTGAATCGCATGTCCACCTTAGTGTTCACTGTACAATCAAAAGCAAAAATGACATAATAACTCGATCATAACCGAGTCGAAGGTACAGAAAATTCAAAAATACAATCCATGACATAAAAGAGATAGAAGTTTACATACATTTGTTCACATTCTGTCCTCCAGGTCCTCCACTTCTTGCGAAACTCACAGTTACATGATCTTCACACATGTCAAACACACAACACAGAAAACTCAACTTCTACACTAATCTGCACCATTTTCTCTAAATTAAACCAAAATCAAGAACGCAATTACACAGTAATCTACTCAATTTAGTTGAATCGCTTCCATTATCTTCAAGTTTATTAACAATTCTACAACAAGAACTAAAATCCTCCGAAGAGAAAATGATCCAAAACCTCGATTCCTATCAATTTCTTTGAAAGAAACAGAGCGAAGTAGTAATCTAACCAACCTAATGTGATTTTAGGGGCGGGGAGGTTATCGGCGGAGAGAGCACGCTCCTCGGCTTCTTGCAAGAGCTGGTTGACCTGAGAGAGCCGAGCGGAGACCTTCTTCCCCCCGGCGCCGGAGTCGGAGGCGGCGCACCGGATGCTGATTCCGGCAGTGGAGCGAAGCAGAGAGGTGGGGCTTGATGGTAAGAAGAACATGGATGGGTGAGAGAAATGCCTGAGCATCATGGCCGTTGCGGTTCTCAGAACCGCCATTGTTGCTGTGAAGAAACCCTAACCGCTTTTATAGTGTGTGGCTTCGATTTTCGGTTTTTCTGGCTTCACTCTTCTGGTTCTAACTGAAATTTGGGGTCTGGGTTTTAGTGAATAGTGTGGCTAATAACAAACGCCCACTACTGACTAGTACGTTTAGACAATAAATTATCTAAAATAAAATTACTTTTATTTAAAATTTAtggtatagttttttttttttttggtctgaaaaggTTGGGGAAATATGGTATGGTTTGATGTTGCAACTTCTCTTGTATAATAGAGAATGTTGTAGGAATTTTTTTGCACCAGCAATTGCGTGAAAAATCTGAGATTTTTGTTGGATGTTAACATTTAAATCACGCATTAAATGTCGTTTTCCAAATTAGCATAAAATCGTTGCAAATAAATTATGCTAAATATTAGTAAAAATAATTAGTACATGAAGCTAACCAAGTAATAGAACTTGGAGCAAAATTCGAATTCTGTATAATTTGTTTCAACATATAACTCTCTTGTGTCATTTAGGATTCTTTTGTTCTGGTGAAAAAGGGGAATATAATTGCTATATCCTAAATGCTTTAGGACTAAGCATGTATTACAGGAGTAATACATGCTGCATCGATTTCTCAAATCTTTATATAGTCTTATATCAATCCATCACACAGATAGGCGGTAGCACAGACAGCTGGTTTCTTCTTTGATTAAGCTTTCACCATATATACAATGGCTATGGTTGCAAAAGGCGAGGGTCCAGCGATTGGTATCGACCTTGGAACAACCTATTCATGCGTTGGTGTCTGGCAACACGGCCGTGTTGAGATCATAGCCAATGACCAGGGCAACAGAACGACACCATCTTATGTTGCTTTTACAGACACTAGACGTTTAATTGGTGATGCCGCCAAAAACCAAGCCTCCATGAACCCTATCAACACTGTTTTTGGTATGTTCTTCCTTACGAATATAATTAACTACCTCTAATATATACCCACGCAGTTTCATTAATTCGAATGATGTTGTTGTGGTTTCAATTATACTTAATATGCTCATATAAGTTGATAGCCTTCCAAATTATAAGTTGTTCATCACTTTGTCTGGGTTTTTGGTTGTTACCTCTTTTACTTGCTTAATATTAATGTAAAGTGTATTCCAGAGATATAAATTCTTTCATAACCGGTAATTATATATTGAGTTATATTTTTATGCTTCCATGTTATATGCATATATACATATGAAGTAATCAACTTAGGACCTGCATATCAAGGTTTGCACTGATGGATATATATCCTACCTAGGACCAGCCACTACAAGAAAAATAGTCTACGACAACATCATATCTACAACATGCTATAAATGCTCGTTGTCACTTCTAATCTTCTACAACATGCGCAGAAAGAGCattgtattaaattatttacCACTACATGCGTCATTTGcatgttgttaatttagttatCGACAACTCACTTTGTACGTTGTTGTCTGCAAGTTGTCAATTAATGTATCAACAAGCAGGAGTGCACgttgttaaatatttttaaaacaacAACGTGCAGTGAACGTTGTCGAAACTttgagataaaagaaaaaaaatagcagaCAATTGTGCATTTGTGCTCAACTGTCAAggcccttaaaaaaaaaaaattgacgaaAAACAAAAGGACCCGTTGACTGAAGTCAGTAAAAACACATCTCAATCtttctcgaaaaaaaaaaaaaaaaggtgatgaTCCATCAGAGACCCAAAACATATAAAATCCTGGGCTTGAAGAATTGAGCTCTGGAGCTCTCAACTCTCAAACCCTAAACCACCCGAAACGATCGCTTCCCTCTGTCGTCACTCTCAATTGCATCGACGACTTCTCTATGGAGCAAGACTGCTTATCCGGCGTCGCCGCCGTCGAGCACGTCCCGCTCAGCCGACGGTAGGGTCGAGTTTGCCTTTGGTTGTGCTCCTCCAATCCCTCAGTACCTCCCACGCGCCGCCCAGCGTCGGCTACGTCCTTACCAGTTCATCCTCTGCCTCGGCTCCGTCGACCGCGCCACCGACTCCACTCTAGTTGCCGACCTCGGTTGTCAATCTTTGACGCATTTCGACGGCCAAATTTCCGGTGTTACGGCTACGAAGgtacttctttctttcttcatatTAGCTGTTCTACTGTTTCGCACCTT encodes the following:
- the LOC133744838 gene encoding ras-related protein RAB1BV-like — translated: MAAPPYDHFKKLLLLGDSGVGKTSLLLRFSDIPIGIDLSVKTIEMDNEWVKLQICDTNSQERLFKKITRACYEAADGILLVYDVTNESSFQHVRDWIRKNIHSSSNNVKKVLVGNKADMDDESKRAVSRARGQTLADVCDIMFLETSAKTNKNVEDVFFALASCT
- the LOC133745965 gene encoding uncharacterized protein LOC133745965, encoding MKLIWSPETATKAYIDTVRSCQVFNESGVAELVSAMAAGWNAKLIVETWSQGGAIATSIGLEIASRHTCGRHVCVVADENARSEFITAMKEAADMNPEVLVGEPEEVMSELAGIDFMVVDCKRKDYARVLRQARLNQSGAVLVCKNANSKSDSSFRWRSVIDCGSRRVVRTVFLPVGKGLDMAHVSSSGGNSGSSKVEKKRWIKHFDQRSGEEHVIRK
- the LOC133745964 gene encoding uncharacterized protein LOC133745964, with the translated sequence MAVLRTATAMMLRHFSHPSMFFLPSSPTSLLRSTAGISIRCAASDSGAGGKKVSARLSQVNQLLQEAEERALSADNLPAPKITLDHVTVSFARSGGPGGQNVNKLNTKVDMRFNVKNAYWLSDRIKERILQMEKNRINKDGELVISSTRTRTQKGNIEDALEKLQAIIDAASYVPPPPSEEQKKKIAKMAAIGEQKRLKSKKVLSDKKAFRRTRDSWD